The following are from one region of the Fusarium verticillioides 7600 chromosome 1, whole genome shotgun sequence genome:
- a CDS encoding 40S ribosomal protein S2: protein MADRGASRGGGFGSRGGDRGRGRGRGRGRGRGKNEEKEWQPVTKLGRLVKAGKINSMEEIYLHSLPIKEYQIVDNFLPKLKDEVMKIKPVQKQTRAGQRTRFKAIVIIGDSEGHVGLGIKTSKEVATAIRAAIIIAKLSVIPVRRGYWGTNLGQPHSLPCKESGKCGSVTVRLIPAPRGTGLVASPAVKRFLQLAGVEDAYTSSAGSTKTLENTLKATFVAVSNTYGFLTPNLWKETKLIKSPLDEYADTLREGKRY from the exons atggctgatCGTGGAGCTTCTCGCGGCGGTGGTTTCGGATCCCGAGGCGGTGATCGCGGCCGAGGACGTGGCCGTGGCCGTGGTCGTGGTCGCGGCAAGaacgaggagaaggagtGGCAGCCCGTCACCAAGCTCGGTCGATTGGTCAAGGccggcaagatcaacagcaTGGAGGAGATCTACCTTCACTCTCTGCCCATCAAGGAGTACCAGATTGTCGACAACTTCCtgcccaagctcaaggatgaggtcATGAAG ATCAAGCCCGTCCAGAAGCAGACCCGTGCCGGTCAGCGAACTCGATTCAAGGCCATTGTCATCATTGGTGACTCCGAGGGCCACGTCGGTCTCGGTATCAAGACCTCCAAGGAGGTTGCTACCGCCATCCGTGCCGCtatcatcattgccaagcTCAGCGTCATCCCCGTGCGACGAGGTTACTGGGGTACCAACCTTGGTCAGCCTCACTCCCTGCCCTGCAAGGAGTCTGGCAAGTGCGGTTCCGTCACCGTCCGT CTCATCCCCGCTCCCCGTGGTACTGGCCTCGTTGCCTCTCCCGCTGTCAAGCGATTCCTCCAGCTCGCCGGTGTCGAGGACGCCTACACCTCCTCCGCCGGTTCCACAAAGACCCTCGAGAACACCCTCAAGGCTACCTTTGTGGCCGTCTCCAACACCTACGGCTTCCTTACCCCCAACCTCTGGAAGGagaccaagctcatcaagagccCCCTGGACGAGTATGCCGACACACTGCGGGAGGGTAAGCGATACTAG